The Bacteroidota bacterium DNA window CTCTGCTTCCGGTCCAGGTCGTAGGCCCACACCTCCCAGCCCTGGGGGCTGCGCTGTATGCGGTGCACCAGCCGGCGCAGGCGCAGCTGGGCCCGTGCCTGCTGGGCCAGGTAGCGGGCCAGGTAGGCATTGCCCATGGGCCAGGTCAGCTCGCTATTGGGCTCGGCATTGGCCGCCAGGCCCCGCCGTGCGGCAAAGTAGTGCAGCCCCGCCCAGGCCGAGGTATTGCCCAGCCCCAGGCCATAGTCGTCTCGTGTGCAGTAGTCCAGGTACCCGTGCAGCTCGGTGCTTTGGTAGCCTTCTCGCAGCAAGTAGTCTGCCAGGCTGAGGCTATCCAGCTCGCGGGGGCTGCCGGGTGCGGAGCGATCCAGCGGCAGGGCAAAATGGGGCCGCCCCTGCGCATCCACCGCATCGCGGTGCCGCGCCGTTTCGGCAAAGAAGCGTTCAAACTCGGCCTGTGCCCGGGCAGGCAGCCCCCGGCTGGGGATTAGCCCCCGCTGCCACACCCCCCGGTAGAACAGGCGCTCCTCCGGGGCGTGCACCAGGGCCCGCTCGTCATATACCGGCAGGCCACCCGTATAGCCCGTTATCAGGCCCATTTCCTCCAGCAGCTCCCGCACTTCGGTCGTTTCAGGGTTGGGCAGGGGCAGGTAGTGGGCCCCCCAGGCATAGGCCGTATGGGCATTGTAGCCGGCGCGTGCATTGCCCCCGGCCTCGGCCTCCAGCTCCAGCACACAGTGGCTGCGGCCCAGGCTGCGCAGCCTGCGTGCCGTGGCCAGGCCTGCTATGCCGCCCCCCACCACGATGGCGTCTTGTGTAGTCCACTGGCTGGGGGTGGGCAGCTTCCCCCCGCGCAGCAGGTGCCCGCTCGCTGTATCGGGGCCTAGCATCCGGCCAGCTATGGGCTTGTCTGTAGCGCCCAGGCCACAGGCCTTTAGCAGCGGCCCCAGGCCGATGGCGGCCCCGGCCACCGATGCCTGCTGTAGGAAGCGGCGGCGGCTATAGCGGGGTGCGCGCCTAGTCCACATAGTGGTTCCACTCATCCTCAAAGTACTGCACCAGCACCTGGGTGCTCAGCCGGTTTACCTCCACCGGGCGGGCCGCCATGTCGGGTGCAAACTGCGTCATGCTGGCAAAGGTGGCATCATTCAGGTAGCGCAGGTTGGGCGGCATAGGGCCAGGACGGGGCGGCTGGCGGGCTGCCAGCACGTACCCCCATTCGCCAAAGGAGGGCACGTAGGCATGGTAGGGCAGGGTACAAAAGCCTGCTGCCGCAATGGTGCGCGCTACACACCAGAAGGCACGGGGCGCAAAGTAGGGGCTGGTGCTCTGCACCACAAACACACCCCCGGGGGCAAGCAGGCGGTGTAGCTGCTGGTAGAAGTGCCGGGTATACAGCTTGGCAATAGAGAAGTTGGTGGGATCCGGAAAGTCGATCAGGATCACCTCATAGGGCGTATGGGGCTGCTGCACCCACCGGAAGGCATCGGCGTTTATCACCTGTACCCGGGGGTCGCGCAGTGCCTGTCGGTTCAGCTGGCTTAGCCTGGGGTCTTGGCCAAACAGGCGTGTCATCTCGGGGTCCAGCTCTACCAGCGTTATGCTGTCTACACTGGCGTGGCGCAGCACCTCGCGCACGGCCAGTCCATCTCCGCCGCCCAGTATCAGCACCCGCCGGGGATGGTCTACACTTACCATTGCCGGGTGCACCAGGCTTTCGTGGTAGCGGTACTCATCGGCACTGTCAAACTGCAGGTTGCCGTTCAGGAAAAGACGGGTGCTGTGCGTATTCTGCGTGAGTACCATGCGCTGGTAGCGGGTAGTGCGGGCCATCAGCACTCGGTCGTCATAGGCACCGGCCTCGGCTGCATCCTGGATGTGGCCTGCCCCTGCAAAGCCTAGCCCCAGTAGTAGCAGCACCAGGCTGGCCTGCACATAGTGCCCCCGCATGCCCCGCAGCTGATGGCGAAAGTAGTGGATGGTGTAGAGCGCTACCAGCGCATTCAGCAGGCCAAACAGCAAGCCCGTGCGCAGTAGCCCTAGCTGCGGCACCAGCAGCAGCGGGAAGAGGATGCTGGCCAGCAGCGCCCCAATGTAGTCGAAGGTGAAGATGTGCGAAACCAGACTGCTAAAGGGGAAACGATCCTTCAGGATCCGCATCATCAGGGGGATCTCTAGCCCCACCAGCAGGCCAGTGAGGAAGAGCAGGCTAAACAGCAGGAACTGAAAGCCCGTAGCCAGGTGAAAAAAAACAAACAGCAGGGTGGCACTAAAGCCCCCGATGAGGCCCACCAGCAGCTCGATACGGATAAAGGTTTCCAGCAGCTGCTGCCGCACGTAGCGCGATAGAAAACTGCCCACCCCCATGCTGAAGAGGTAGACCCCAATGACCAGCGAAAACTGCGTGATGCTATCGCCCAGCAGGTAGCTGGCCAGCGTAGCGCTCAGCAGCTCGTACACCAGCCCACAGGTGCTAACTAGTAGCACCGAGAGTAGCAGAAGTCTTGCCATGTGCAGCTACCTACCGGCCTAGCCGTGTACGGCCGAGGCAATAATATGGGCTATGCCCAGAAAAAAGAAACCGATAAGGATGGCCACCGCCGTGTTTCGCTTTTCGGTTATCTCTTTCCACAGGTTTTCGGGCGTGAGTATCTCCAGGATAAAGAATGCCAGACCCAGCAGCACCAGCCCCCCGATGGAGAAGACGAGCGCGTTCAATAAATATTCCCAGTGAACCATATGCTAAAAATTGATTAGGGTAATCGGTATGAATAAGGGGTGGGGTGTATGCCAATGCTACTTGTGGTAATACATGGGTGCCCGCAGCTGGCCAGGCATGGCATGGCCGGTCCGGCTGCGAAACAGGTACTGCCAGATGCCAATGCCCCGCAGGCTGGCAAACGTGAAGCCGCCCAGCAGGGCCAGAACCAGGATGAAGTAGACGATGCGTGTCATGCTGCGGATGTGTGGGGGCAGAGGGGAGGTTAGTTTGAAAAAGGGCTATAGTCGCTTTCGGCCCAGCGTTTCTTTTCGAACCAGTAGCTGAGCAGGCTTATCCAGCCAAAGGGGATGAGTAAGAGTGCCAGAACGATGAAGAAATTGGCCGTACTCACCACACCCCGGGTGAGCACCACCTGCCAGGCGTGGCCAGTGGCCCCCGGGGGCAGTATGGCCTGTGCCTCCAGGTGGTAGGTTCCTTCGGGGATGGCGTTCAGCAGGCTGCTGGTTTCGCGGCTGCCCTCGCTCCAGCTTTCTCCGCCCGATACGCCGCTGTAGTACTCCAGGCTATGCAATAGCGGGAAGGTTTCGCCCGTCTCTTCGTTTACCAGGGTGTAGTCTATCTCTATCCAGCTGTTGTTCAGGTTGGTTAGGGTGGTTGCTTCCACATTGTCCACACCGCCTTTCAGGACGAAGGGTGGGGAGATCAGGGTTCGTGTCGTGTCATAGGTAGCCTTTGCATGGCCAATGTCTTGCTGCATCGTGCCTGTTTCGTAGGTCAGTTTCAGCACCTCTTCGCGGCGGGCGCGGCTGCTGGTCATCACCTGCACCACCACCAGTGCTGCCAAGCCCAGCAGTAGGGTCCACCGCATGGCCCGGGCCGATTTTTTATACGGGTTGGGTTGGGCTGGGGCAGTGCCCCGGGTGGCAGGCAGTGCTGGCAGCTGGCCTTGCACGTGTGGTTTTAGCGCTTCCTGTAGCTGGCGGTGGCTTACGTAGCGGCCTATGGTCCAGGCCTGCTCGGTACGGTCGGCCTCCAGGCTCAGGAAGTAGGGTGGTGCCACATATTCGGCAAAGCCCAGGCGGTCGCCCACCTGGGCACGCCAGTAGAATTCGCCCAGCACATATTCCACCTCGCATCTGCCCTGGTGGTACTTGCGGTAGGCCAGGCCGCGCCAGCGCACTTCTGCGCCCCTTTGGCTCAGCTCGTACTGGCCGTGGATGGGGGCCAGCAGCATGTAGTGGCCCTGGTACTGGCTCAGCCAGCGGAAGCCGTAGCGTGGGTTGTACAGCAGCAGCTCTTCCCAGCTGAAGTGCCACTCCACATCTCGTTTCTGCATGAAACCAATCAGCTCCCAGGTTTTGC harbors:
- a CDS encoding FAD-dependent oxidoreductase, with translation MSGTTMWTRRAPRYSRRRFLQQASVAGAAIGLGPLLKACGLGATDKPIAGRMLGPDTASGHLLRGGKLPTPSQWTTQDAIVVGGGIAGLATARRLRSLGRSHCVLELEAEAGGNARAGYNAHTAYAWGAHYLPLPNPETTEVRELLEEMGLITGYTGGLPVYDERALVHAPEERLFYRGVWQRGLIPSRGLPARAQAEFERFFAETARHRDAVDAQGRPHFALPLDRSAPGSPRELDSLSLADYLLREGYQSTELHGYLDYCTRDDYGLGLGNTSAWAGLHYFAARRGLAANAEPNSELTWPMGNAYLARYLAQQARAQLRLRRLVHRIQRSPQGWEVWAYDLDRKQSEGYHCQQLYYASPLHTLPYVYADPPELPELLHTPWLVAQLHLRPEINPLPGYGQPLSWDNVNYGGQGLGYVVANHQQLRGHPGPLTLTYYRPLTHMPPAEARRWAQRRSHAQWVQEVLADLAGPHPALRSQLHSLDCWLWGHGMVGPRPGYLWGTERARLQEDQGGGLHLVHTDVSGISLFEEAYCRGLSVS
- a CDS encoding polyamine aminopropyltransferase; this translates as MARLLLLSVLLVSTCGLVYELLSATLASYLLGDSITQFSLVIGVYLFSMGVGSFLSRYVRQQLLETFIRIELLVGLIGGFSATLLFVFFHLATGFQFLLFSLLFLTGLLVGLEIPLMMRILKDRFPFSSLVSHIFTFDYIGALLASILFPLLLVPQLGLLRTGLLFGLLNALVALYTIHYFRHQLRGMRGHYVQASLVLLLLGLGFAGAGHIQDAAEAGAYDDRVLMARTTRYQRMVLTQNTHSTRLFLNGNLQFDSADEYRYHESLVHPAMVSVDHPRRVLILGGGDGLAVREVLRHASVDSITLVELDPEMTRLFGQDPRLSQLNRQALRDPRVQVINADAFRWVQQPHTPYEVILIDFPDPTNFSIAKLYTRHFYQQLHRLLAPGGVFVVQSTSPYFAPRAFWCVARTIAAAGFCTLPYHAYVPSFGEWGYVLAARQPPRPGPMPPNLRYLNDATFASMTQFAPDMAARPVEVNRLSTQVLVQYFEDEWNHYVD
- a CDS encoding DUF350 domain-containing protein, with amino-acid sequence MVHWEYLLNALVFSIGGLVLLGLAFFILEILTPENLWKEITEKRNTAVAILIGFFFLGIAHIIASAVHG
- a CDS encoding DUF4178 domain-containing protein is translated as MESRDPAPKYARTFSCPSCGGSLEIKAPGHTITVACQYCSSLIDVNTPEYKVLAAQQAALKPSLPLGTRMDWDGKTWELIGFMQKRDVEWHFSWEELLLYNPRYGFRWLSQYQGHYMLLAPIHGQYELSQRGAEVRWRGLAYRKYHQGRCEVEYVLGEFYWRAQVGDRLGFAEYVAPPYFLSLEADRTEQAWTIGRYVSHRQLQEALKPHVQGQLPALPATRGTAPAQPNPYKKSARAMRWTLLLGLAALVVVQVMTSSRARREEVLKLTYETGTMQQDIGHAKATYDTTRTLISPPFVLKGGVDNVEATTLTNLNNSWIEIDYTLVNEETGETFPLLHSLEYYSGVSGGESWSEGSRETSSLLNAIPEGTYHLEAQAILPPGATGHAWQVVLTRGVVSTANFFIVLALLLIPFGWISLLSYWFEKKRWAESDYSPFSN